The Bacteroidota bacterium genome includes the window AAATGAATGGTAAGGATGTGGATCAAAGAAGTGATGTTTACAGTCTCGGGATGACTTTGTATGAAATGCTCGCCGGAAGACTCCCTTTTGGTTTCGGTTCACAGGATTCAGTACTCGATAAAATCAGGGTGATTAACCAGTCAAAGATTCATGACCCAAGGGATTACTACCCCCACATCCCTGAATATCTCGTGGAAATTATACGAAAAGCCATACAAAAAGACAAAAACCTGAGATTCAAATCAGTCTCCGATTTCATTGAAGCAATCGAAATAAAGGCATTCGTTTCCTCACCGTCCCTCGAGAGTTTTGCTCCCGAAAACGAGGTGCATCAGGAGCAAAAAAAAGAGGAGACTGTTTCCCGCAATCACCGAAATTCGGAAACGGTTGCCCAACACGACTGGTCCGGTAAACTAAAAGAGGATAATGTTGCTGACGACGAAGACGAGGATGAAGAAGAAGAATCAGGCAGTGGCTCTTTCTATCCTCTGGTTATTTTCCTGGTTGCCGTGATCGGTGGTCTCATTTACCTTATTATTCAGCTCTTAAAACATAAAAATTAAACTTATGGACGCAGTACCGAAATAATGTGCTGCTCGGAACATTTATACCCTCTGTTCGTTGGTATCAGTCTGAAATTTTTGTAAACTTTTACATCAGACTTTTTGTCCTGTCTTCTGTCTATGGTTGACTGGAATTCGGTGATATAGGCTGAAATTGTACCACTGTCAAATTCATATGCAACAAGATCTGTGAAG containing:
- a CDS encoding serine/threonine protein kinase, producing MSQRIQSYEVMENIGYGGMAKVMKVRHHITGEIRAMKMLYEQFAIDPHMRERFEEEARNAGRLRHPNIVQVYDYITEGNYLCIIMEYIDGKPLSKVIGKEVGPIVPEVAIPIFMQIASAIEHAHNLPKPLIHRDIKPSNILITKDKTAKVTDFGIAKVLGGDSHTATGTMLGTLEYMSPEQMNGKDVDQRSDVYSLGMTLYEMLAGRLPFGFGSQDSVLDKIRVINQSKIHDPRDYYPHIPEYLVEIIRKAIQKDKNLRFKSVSDFIEAIEIKAFVSSPSLESFAPENEVHQEQKKEETVSRNHRNSETVAQHDWSGKLKEDNVADDEDEDEEEESGSGSFYPLVIFLVAVIGGLIYLIIQLLKHKN